Proteins found in one Deltaproteobacteria bacterium IMCC39524 genomic segment:
- a CDS encoding OmpH family outer membrane protein: protein MKQFVVLMLFCFGLVASPVMAQAQKIAYVDLQKALNLSSAGKEAKEKIKTEVQGYDAEVQQRQEELKKLKEELEKQAMLLSEEARNAKERDYQQKVKDYQRFTKDIQETLQQTDADLTRKILEKLLKVVQEVGKSDGYLMVLEKTESSIVYADESIDITDSVIKAFDKQGN, encoded by the coding sequence ATGAAGCAGTTTGTCGTTTTGATGTTGTTTTGTTTCGGTCTGGTTGCTTCCCCTGTGATGGCACAGGCCCAGAAGATAGCTTATGTGGATCTGCAGAAGGCTTTGAACCTTTCCTCTGCAGGTAAAGAAGCTAAAGAGAAAATCAAAACCGAGGTGCAGGGCTATGATGCTGAAGTACAGCAACGTCAGGAAGAACTGAAAAAGCTTAAGGAAGAGCTGGAAAAGCAGGCGATGCTCCTTTCAGAAGAAGCCCGCAACGCCAAAGAACGTGATTACCAGCAGAAGGTCAAGGATTACCAACGCTTCACCAAGGATATCCAGGAGACACTGCAACAGACGGACGCCGATCTGACCAGGAAAATCCTTGAGAAACTCCTCAAGGTTGTCCAGGAGGTCGGTAAGAGCGATGGCTACCTGATGGTCCTTGAAAAAACCGAGAGCTCCATTGTCTATGCCGATGAAAGTATCGATATTACTGACTCTGTGATCAAGGCTTTTGATAAACAAGGGAACTAA
- the lpxD gene encoding UDP-3-O-(3-hydroxymyristoyl)glucosamine N-acyltransferase — translation MHAEHGEPTSLAVLADLVGGCVSGDPSTSVSGVAPLDLAGPDQVSFLANPKYKEKLADCNAAAVIAHPSLRGSVATPLILVENPYLAFAKILSFFEVSTHVGQGVMTGAHVHSDASLGENVTIYPGAVVSAGARIGKGTQLLSGVVIGEDTVVGEDCLLHANVTVREKCILGDRVILQPGAVVGSDGFGFAPDGSSYFKIPQAGYVVIEDDVEIGSCSCVDRGTLGVTRIARGVKIDNLVQIAHNVQIGEDTIIVSQVGIAGSTTIGKHCTFGGQSGVVGHVKVGDNVTLAGRGGISNNEDSDQTLAGVPAMPHRDWLKATMTMPHLPEMRKELRQLKKEMAELKSKLAKEDS, via the coding sequence ATGCACGCTGAACACGGGGAACCGACCTCCCTGGCTGTTCTGGCAGATCTGGTAGGGGGGTGCGTCTCTGGCGACCCCTCTACTTCTGTTTCCGGGGTTGCTCCTCTTGATCTTGCCGGGCCAGACCAGGTTTCTTTTCTGGCGAACCCAAAATACAAGGAAAAGCTGGCCGACTGCAACGCAGCGGCGGTCATTGCCCATCCTTCTTTGAGAGGTAGCGTGGCGACACCGCTGATCCTGGTCGAGAACCCTTATCTTGCTTTTGCCAAGATCCTGAGCTTCTTTGAGGTGTCGACTCATGTGGGGCAGGGGGTGATGACCGGCGCTCATGTCCATTCCGATGCCAGCCTTGGCGAGAACGTCACGATTTATCCCGGTGCCGTCGTTTCTGCCGGCGCAAGAATAGGTAAGGGGACTCAACTGCTTTCAGGTGTTGTGATAGGTGAAGATACGGTTGTTGGTGAGGATTGTCTTCTGCACGCTAATGTGACGGTGCGCGAGAAATGTATTCTTGGTGATCGCGTCATCCTCCAACCGGGAGCCGTGGTCGGCTCCGATGGTTTCGGTTTTGCCCCTGACGGCTCAAGTTACTTCAAAATCCCCCAGGCCGGGTATGTTGTCATCGAAGATGATGTTGAAATCGGCTCTTGCTCCTGCGTCGATCGCGGGACCTTGGGTGTTACCCGAATCGCGCGTGGTGTAAAGATTGATAACCTTGTACAGATCGCTCACAATGTACAGATCGGTGAAGACACCATTATCGTCTCTCAGGTAGGAATCGCTGGAAGCACGACCATTGGTAAACATTGTACCTTTGGCGGCCAGTCCGGTGTTGTTGGGCATGTCAAGGTGGGTGATAATGTGACCTTGGCCGGTCGGGGTGGAATTTCTAATAATGAAGACAGCGACCAGACGCTTGCCGGAGTTCCGGCAATGCCTCATCGTGATTGGCTTAAAGCGACCATGACCATGCCACATTTGCCAGAAATGCGCAAAGAGCTGAGACAACTCAAAAAAGAGATGGCTGAACTGAAGAGCAAGTTAGCAAAGGAAGATAGTTGA
- the bamA gene encoding outer membrane protein assembly factor BamA: MMKRALALLVCLSLAFPAWAAEEFFLADVQVKGNQRVKTDDILNAVSIKPGQKVTPADIDAAMGDIYKMERFSDITSDVSGEAGSSVLTFLVQERPLVRNVRFEGNEKLTTEKLREVITVKVPDIYDPFEVNNSVEQIKVAYIMEGYYAAEITADSHVNEKNETLVTFRIKEGDIVRIKDIRFDGNTVFDEGDIRAAMDTKEKWIFSWITDRGNYNELMLKQDLERIADLYFDEGYVRVKVREPVISLVDNDKHMLLLINIDEGPQYRMGTVDAQGDLTRDKEDLLALVGLNPGDVFSRGQLRKGVEVVTDVYADQGYAYANVSPLTRANDESKLIDMMLDIEQGPQVSVERINITGNTKTRDKVIRREMKIVEGDLFNATNLKRSKARINNLGFFEAVDVGTSAGSDDSLMNVDVKVEERSTGTFSVGAGYSSVDGLVGQGSITQENFLGRGWRLNLAASLGSESTTYQLGLTDPYFLDTRWTLGGEIYQTEREWSDFSRDATGFAIKAGHPVGEYSRVLVTYRFENKEIYDVDFFASQTIKDQEGTSTLSSVTTTYTYNTTDNRLDPSSGTDLSATWEFAGVGGTEKFSKYILDSRHFWPWRWDTVFSAHGQLGYVHALNGDSEEVPIDERFFLGGIYSLRGFESREVGPRDEFGDFIGGDTEAYFNFEYIFPLVKDLGLKGVTFFDVGNTWNSEDFWGEDDEAFSSWRYSAGAGIRWLSPMGPMRFEYGYNLDARDYESKGKFDFMIGRFF, translated from the coding sequence ATGATGAAGAGGGCTCTTGCATTACTGGTCTGCCTTTCACTGGCTTTTCCTGCCTGGGCTGCAGAGGAGTTTTTTCTCGCAGATGTTCAGGTTAAAGGGAATCAGCGCGTGAAGACTGATGATATCTTGAATGCAGTGAGCATCAAGCCGGGCCAAAAAGTCACTCCTGCTGATATCGACGCCGCTATGGGCGATATTTACAAGATGGAACGCTTCTCTGATATCACTTCTGATGTTTCTGGAGAGGCTGGCTCATCCGTGTTGACATTCCTTGTGCAAGAGCGTCCCCTGGTGCGTAATGTACGTTTCGAAGGCAATGAAAAACTCACCACGGAAAAATTACGTGAAGTCATCACTGTTAAGGTCCCTGATATCTACGATCCGTTTGAAGTTAACAACAGTGTCGAACAGATTAAAGTCGCCTATATCATGGAAGGCTATTACGCAGCGGAAATCACTGCCGATAGCCATGTTAATGAGAAGAATGAAACGCTGGTTACCTTCCGCATCAAGGAGGGGGATATCGTTCGCATCAAGGATATTCGTTTCGATGGAAATACGGTCTTTGATGAAGGCGATATCAGGGCTGCGATGGATACCAAGGAGAAATGGATCTTTTCCTGGATAACGGATCGCGGCAATTACAACGAACTTATGTTGAAGCAGGACCTTGAAAGAATTGCTGACCTTTATTTTGATGAAGGTTACGTCCGTGTGAAGGTTCGCGAACCGGTTATCTCTCTGGTCGATAATGATAAACACATGCTGCTGCTTATTAATATTGATGAAGGACCTCAGTACCGGATGGGCACTGTTGACGCTCAGGGCGATTTGACGCGGGACAAGGAGGATCTCCTGGCTCTGGTAGGGTTGAATCCTGGCGATGTTTTCTCTCGAGGTCAATTGCGCAAGGGGGTTGAGGTTGTCACTGATGTCTATGCGGACCAGGGCTACGCCTATGCGAACGTGTCGCCTTTAACGCGCGCCAATGATGAAAGCAAGCTGATCGACATGATGCTTGATATCGAGCAGGGCCCGCAAGTCTCGGTTGAACGTATCAACATTACCGGTAACACCAAGACGCGCGACAAGGTTATCCGTCGCGAAATGAAAATTGTTGAGGGTGATCTGTTCAACGCAACCAACCTGAAACGCAGCAAGGCTCGAATCAATAACCTCGGTTTTTTCGAGGCCGTGGATGTTGGCACCAGCGCCGGTTCCGACGACAGCCTGATGAACGTTGATGTCAAGGTTGAGGAGCGCTCAACCGGAACCTTCAGTGTCGGTGCCGGTTATTCGTCGGTCGATGGTCTTGTCGGCCAGGGTTCCATAACCCAGGAAAACTTCCTTGGGCGGGGCTGGAGGTTGAACCTTGCGGCGTCTCTTGGTAGCGAAAGCACGACTTATCAGCTCGGCCTTACGGATCCCTATTTTCTAGATACCCGTTGGACGCTTGGTGGTGAAATTTATCAGACTGAGCGAGAATGGTCGGATTTCAGCCGTGATGCCACGGGCTTTGCGATTAAAGCGGGTCACCCGGTTGGCGAGTATTCCAGGGTCCTGGTCACCTATCGTTTTGAAAACAAAGAAATTTATGATGTGGATTTTTTCGCATCACAAACAATTAAGGACCAGGAAGGGACCTCCACTCTCAGTTCTGTTACAACGACGTATACCTACAATACAACGGATAATCGTCTGGATCCGTCCTCTGGTACGGACTTGAGCGCGACCTGGGAGTTTGCCGGCGTTGGCGGTACGGAAAAGTTCAGTAAGTATATTCTGGACAGCCGTCATTTCTGGCCATGGAGGTGGGATACGGTCTTCTCGGCCCATGGACAGCTTGGTTATGTTCATGCCTTAAACGGCGATAGTGAGGAAGTGCCGATTGATGAAAGATTCTTCCTCGGCGGGATTTACTCCCTTCGCGGTTTTGAATCCCGTGAAGTTGGGCCGCGTGATGAATTTGGTGATTTTATCGGTGGTGATACGGAAGCTTACTTTAATTTCGAGTATATCTTCCCGTTGGTTAAAGACCTCGGCCTCAAGGGTGTGACCTTCTTTGACGTCGGCAATACCTGGAATTCCGAGGATTTCTGGGGTGAAGATGACGAGGCTTTCTCTTCCTGGCGTTATAGTGCTGGTGCTGGAATTCGTTGGCTGAGCCCTATGGGCCCGATGCGTTTCGAGTACGGCTATAACCTCGACGCCAGGGATTATGAGTCCAAGGGCAAATTTGATTTTATGATTGGCCGCTTTTTCTAA
- a CDS encoding ABC transporter ATP-binding protein — translation MIAVRELSKSFLTDRGRIDVLKNVDLDIRVGERIAVVGASGAGKTTLMHLLGGLDRPTSGSVCFAEKDIFRYTAHELDDFRNRSIGFVFQFHQLLPEFNALENVMMPALIGRSSVKDAELRAIEILKAVGLDHRLDHKPGQLSGGEQQRVAIARSLIMSPKLLLADEPTGNLDSATSDEILALLDRLHDERDLTIVVVTHSEKVAGHMDRVVHMEDGCLKT, via the coding sequence ATGATTGCTGTTCGTGAACTTTCAAAAAGCTTTCTTACGGATCGTGGCAGAATCGATGTTCTGAAGAACGTTGACCTCGATATACGTGTGGGCGAACGCATCGCTGTCGTTGGAGCCTCCGGCGCGGGCAAAACCACTCTGATGCATCTGCTCGGGGGGCTGGATCGTCCAACCAGCGGCTCTGTTTGCTTTGCCGAGAAGGATATTTTTCGTTACACAGCCCATGAACTGGATGACTTTAGAAACCGTTCCATAGGCTTTGTTTTCCAGTTTCATCAACTGTTGCCCGAGTTCAATGCCCTGGAAAATGTCATGATGCCCGCCTTGATCGGACGCTCCTCGGTGAAGGACGCCGAGTTACGTGCGATTGAAATTCTTAAGGCTGTTGGTCTTGATCATCGCCTTGACCATAAGCCGGGACAACTCTCGGGTGGAGAGCAGCAGCGGGTTGCTATTGCACGCTCTCTGATCATGTCGCCAAAATTGCTTTTGGCGGATGAACCGACGGGCAATCTCGACAGCGCGACCTCTGATGAGATCCTGGCTCTGCTTGACCGTTTGCACGACGAACGCGATCTGACGATCGTGGTTGTGACCCATAGCGAAAAAGTTGCGGGACATATGGATCGGGTCGTGCATATGGAAGATGGCTGCTTGAAGACCTGA
- a CDS encoding ABC transporter ATP-binding protein: protein MTKKQIYLRVVQYSRPYMWRIVLSLIFSLVVAGSDVAYINLIEPLVDKIITAKNTDLAYLVPVVIIGLAVSKGVGRFYQEYYIKTAGQLAVQDIRNDLFSQSMHLSMGFHVNQPPGVITSRVLNDVGILQRSAADILVDGVRESFTLIGLITLAFYKDWRLASVAFSVMPFCVIPATQLGRRIRNNTKSGLKRMGFLTGTLQESFSGIKVIKAFGQEETQIQEFKTENKQYYKYLRKAIKYNSLTAPAVEILAALGGSGVIWYGVHRVLSGDLSQGQLFSIVAAILMMFTPVKRLTRVSNIIQKSIGAAEGVFTLLDEPRDVVDKPEAIEIERARGEIVFDNVTFSYGDEAVLTDFSLHANPGEVIALVGPSGAGKSTVAGLMARFYDPQQGSVKIDGYDIRDISLESLKKNLAFVDQETFLFSGSVLDNIRYGKQDADAQAVADAAEQAYATDFINKLPEGYDTLIGDRGVRLSGGQRQRLCVARALLKDAPVLILDEATSALDTESEAMVQKALGNLMKNRTTLVIAHRLSTIMHADRIVVMEQGRVVQVGNHQELLAQGGLYRNLYDMQFETV from the coding sequence ATGACCAAAAAACAGATTTACCTAAGAGTCGTCCAGTATTCCAGACCCTATATGTGGCGTATTGTGCTCTCCCTGATCTTTTCTCTGGTTGTCGCCGGTTCCGACGTGGCTTATATCAACCTGATTGAACCCTTGGTAGACAAGATCATTACCGCCAAAAACACTGATTTGGCCTACCTCGTTCCTGTTGTGATTATCGGCCTGGCTGTTTCCAAGGGCGTTGGACGTTTTTATCAGGAGTATTATATCAAAACGGCCGGCCAACTGGCGGTCCAGGATATTCGTAATGACCTCTTCAGCCAATCGATGCATCTGTCGATGGGGTTCCATGTCAATCAGCCCCCGGGAGTTATTACCTCGAGAGTTCTCAATGATGTTGGCATATTGCAAAGATCGGCCGCTGATATTCTGGTGGATGGTGTCCGTGAGAGCTTCACCCTGATCGGATTAATCACGCTGGCTTTTTATAAAGACTGGAGACTGGCTTCAGTCGCTTTTTCGGTCATGCCCTTCTGTGTGATTCCGGCGACACAACTTGGTCGGCGAATCAGAAATAATACGAAAAGTGGCCTTAAACGCATGGGTTTCCTGACCGGCACCTTGCAGGAGTCTTTCAGCGGCATAAAAGTTATCAAAGCTTTCGGCCAGGAAGAAACCCAGATCCAGGAATTTAAAACAGAGAATAAGCAATATTATAAATACTTGCGCAAAGCGATCAAGTACAACTCTTTGACTGCGCCTGCAGTAGAAATTTTGGCTGCCCTTGGTGGTAGTGGTGTGATCTGGTACGGTGTCCATAGGGTCCTTTCTGGCGACTTAAGCCAGGGTCAGCTCTTCTCAATTGTTGCCGCAATTTTGATGATGTTTACCCCTGTTAAGCGTCTGACCCGGGTCAGTAATATTATCCAGAAATCGATTGGTGCTGCCGAGGGTGTATTTACTCTGCTGGATGAGCCTCGTGATGTCGTGGACAAGCCGGAAGCGATAGAAATCGAACGCGCACGTGGTGAAATTGTTTTTGATAATGTTACTTTCAGCTACGGCGATGAAGCCGTTCTGACGGATTTCAGCCTTCATGCGAACCCGGGTGAAGTGATTGCCCTGGTCGGTCCCAGTGGCGCTGGTAAATCAACTGTGGCAGGCTTGATGGCGCGTTTCTACGATCCGCAGCAGGGCTCCGTCAAAATTGATGGTTACGATATCCGTGATATTTCACTGGAGAGCCTTAAGAAGAACCTTGCTTTTGTCGATCAGGAAACATTTCTTTTCAGTGGCTCGGTTCTCGACAATATTCGCTACGGCAAGCAGGATGCCGACGCACAAGCCGTGGCCGACGCGGCAGAGCAGGCTTATGCCACCGATTTCATCAACAAGCTGCCTGAAGGATATGACACCTTAATCGGTGATCGTGGTGTTCGTCTTTCAGGAGGTCAGCGGCAACGTCTTTGTGTTGCGCGGGCCTTGCTTAAAGATGCCCCTGTTCTGATCCTCGATGAAGCGACCAGCGCCCTGGATACTGAAAGCGAAGCTATGGTGCAAAAGGCGCTCGGCAACCTGATGAAAAATCGTACGACCCTGGTTATTGCGCATCGTTTGTCAACCATCATGCATGCAGACAGGATTGTGGTTATGGAGCAGGGCAGGGTTGTTCAGGTTGGCAATCATCAGGAGTTGCTTGCCCAGGGCGGCCTTTATCGCAATCTTTACGATATGCAATTTGAGACTGTCTGA
- a CDS encoding lipoprotein-releasing ABC transporter permease subunit codes for MNYELFVSLRYLRAKRKQTFISVISFISIIGITLGVAALIVVLAVMTGFHDGVRQQILGNIPHVLVQKHGESLTDSDAVVAAAKAASPHVLNASPFVSKEAMLLSRRNVAAVNVKGVERQNKIFRQSFLTESGGEIETLLYDSEEAQPGILIGLDTATTLGVAVGDSINVIPPMFTITPFGMIPKMKPFKIVGIFKQRGGFIDAYFAYIDLTEAQHFFDLNEGVTGVEVEVDSFDQAAPVASSLRQEFGFPHSVRSWEDMFGSFLSALKLEKLGLFIVLGIIVLVAAFNIATTLIMVVMEKHRDIAILRSMGATSRSIMQIFVFEGLIIGTLGTLLGTGLGLLLAKNADPLIKGLENLLNVKIFDQSVYGMDHFPSVVNTGDVVAVVVVAMSISLIATIYPAWRAAKMDPAEALRYE; via the coding sequence ATGAACTACGAACTCTTTGTCAGCCTGCGTTACCTGCGCGCCAAACGTAAACAGACGTTTATCTCGGTGATCTCGTTTATCTCGATTATCGGCATTACGCTTGGCGTTGCTGCGCTGATCGTGGTCCTTGCTGTTATGACAGGCTTCCACGATGGTGTCAGGCAGCAGATTCTCGGTAATATACCGCATGTTTTGGTGCAGAAGCATGGAGAGAGCCTGACCGATTCTGATGCGGTTGTCGCGGCGGCGAAGGCTGCCTCTCCTCATGTTTTGAATGCGTCTCCTTTTGTCAGCAAGGAAGCCATGCTGCTTTCGCGGCGGAATGTTGCTGCTGTCAATGTTAAAGGCGTTGAACGACAGAATAAAATCTTTCGTCAGAGTTTTTTGACTGAATCTGGCGGTGAAATTGAGACCCTTCTGTACGATTCTGAGGAAGCGCAGCCGGGGATTTTGATTGGCCTGGATACCGCTACGACATTGGGGGTTGCCGTTGGTGACTCCATTAATGTTATCCCGCCGATGTTCACGATTACGCCTTTTGGAATGATCCCGAAGATGAAGCCGTTCAAAATAGTCGGTATCTTTAAGCAGCGTGGGGGCTTTATTGATGCCTATTTCGCCTACATCGATCTCACAGAAGCACAGCACTTCTTCGATCTCAACGAAGGTGTGACCGGCGTTGAAGTGGAGGTCGACAGCTTTGACCAGGCGGCTCCTGTTGCCAGCAGCCTTCGTCAGGAATTCGGGTTCCCGCACTCTGTCCGTTCATGGGAGGACATGTTCGGCTCCTTCCTCTCCGCACTCAAACTGGAGAAGCTTGGTCTGTTCATCGTGCTTGGCATCATCGTATTGGTTGCCGCTTTTAACATCGCGACGACGCTGATCATGGTGGTGATGGAAAAGCATCGTGATATTGCCATTCTGCGCTCCATGGGCGCAACGTCTCGCAGCATCATGCAGATTTTTGTTTTCGAGGGCTTGATCATCGGTACTTTGGGCACCCTCCTCGGTACCGGCCTCGGACTGTTGCTGGCCAAGAACGCCGACCCTCTCATCAAGGGCCTGGAAAACCTGCTTAATGTTAAAATCTTTGATCAGAGTGTGTACGGCATGGACCATTTCCCCTCGGTTGTTAACACGGGCGATGTTGTTGCCGTCGTTGTCGTGGCCATGTCTATCTCTCTGATTGCGACCATCTATCCCGCTTGGCGGGCGGCCAAGATGGATCCTGCCGAAGCTCTGCGCTATGAATAG
- the lpxA gene encoding acyl-ACP--UDP-N-acetylglucosamine O-acyltransferase — protein sequence MIHPTAIIHPGAQLADNVSIGAYSTIGEHVVIGAGTTIASHVVVEGWTELGADNKIFQFSSVGADPQDLKYAGQETYLKIGDRNRIREFTTLNRGTEEGGGITKIGHDNLFMAYSHVAHDCIVNDHVILANGATLAGHIEVESNAILGGLSAVHQFCRIGCHTMISGGAMVAQDVPPYTIAQGDRAKTVGLNLIGLKRRGFTEESIKGIKKSYRLIFRSGLRLEEALEKIADEVESTPELDHFVKFIKESQRGIAR from the coding sequence ATGATTCACCCGACTGCAATAATTCATCCCGGCGCACAACTGGCCGACAATGTCAGTATTGGCGCCTACAGCACGATTGGTGAACATGTCGTTATTGGTGCGGGGACCACGATTGCCAGCCATGTGGTTGTTGAAGGTTGGACTGAACTGGGGGCAGACAACAAGATCTTCCAGTTCTCTTCTGTCGGCGCAGACCCGCAGGATCTCAAGTATGCCGGTCAGGAAACTTACCTGAAGATCGGTGACCGTAACCGGATCCGCGAATTTACGACTTTGAACCGTGGCACGGAAGAGGGTGGCGGCATTACAAAGATCGGTCACGACAATCTGTTTATGGCCTACTCTCACGTTGCTCATGACTGTATCGTTAACGATCACGTCATCCTGGCCAATGGTGCCACCCTGGCAGGTCACATCGAGGTTGAATCAAACGCGATCCTCGGTGGGCTCTCCGCTGTTCATCAGTTTTGCCGTATTGGTTGTCATACCATGATCAGTGGTGGAGCAATGGTCGCGCAGGATGTGCCTCCCTATACTATCGCGCAGGGTGACAGGGCAAAAACCGTTGGTTTGAATCTGATCGGACTTAAGAGAAGAGGGTTCACAGAGGAATCGATCAAGGGGATCAAGAAGTCCTACCGTTTGATTTTTCGTTCTGGTCTGCGACTGGAAGAAGCCCTGGAGAAAATTGCTGATGAAGTTGAGTCGACTCCGGAGTTAGATCATTTCGTCAAGTTTATCAAAGAGAGCCAACGTGGCATCGCAAGGTGA
- the fabZ gene encoding 3-hydroxyacyl-ACP dehydratase FabZ: MELNTLDIMKILPHRYPFLLVDRITEFEAGKRIIGKKNVTINEPCFLGHFPDHPIMPGVLILEAMAQVGGVYAILAKEVGENQVPYFVGIDKAKFRKPVLPGDVLILELELLKVRRGIYNFKGTAMVDGKLVAEAELKATFADK; this comes from the coding sequence ATGGAACTGAACACACTTGACATTATGAAGATTCTGCCTCACCGCTACCCTTTCCTGCTCGTGGACCGGATCACTGAATTTGAGGCAGGCAAGCGCATCATTGGCAAGAAGAATGTTACCATCAATGAACCCTGTTTTCTGGGCCATTTCCCGGATCATCCCATTATGCCGGGAGTGCTTATTCTCGAAGCTATGGCCCAGGTCGGCGGCGTCTATGCGATTCTTGCCAAAGAAGTCGGTGAGAACCAGGTGCCGTATTTTGTCGGGATTGATAAAGCCAAGTTTCGTAAACCGGTTCTGCCCGGCGATGTCCTGATTCTGGAGCTGGAATTGCTCAAGGTCCGCCGAGGCATCTATAACTTCAAAGGAACTGCTATGGTTGACGGCAAACTGGTTGCCGAGGCTGAACTTAAAGCAACTTTCGCTGATAAATAA
- the lpxB gene encoding lipid-A-disaccharide synthase, whose translation MGDSSKRIMIVTGEASGDLHGAKLMSAITAQLPDTKFFGVGGKNMAAKGCEILIPGEELAVMGIVEIVGHLPVILKAFNKLKREFYGSNKPDALVLIDFPEFNLRLARQAKKAGIPVLYYVSPQVWAWRRGRVKKIAAVVDSLAAIFPFEPAFYAGQDILVKYVGHPLLDEFEEAGNCQNLRPRLQIAQGKKVVGLFPGSRHNELRYMLDTLVESAQLIFDKEPEAHFLVPVANTLSRDDIQSRFPTELPVSFIESDDATIYDVASSCDTILTVSGTVTLQIALVGTPMAIFYKVSPLTYSIGKRLIKVDHAGLANIVAEDRIVPEFIQDMATPQNLADEALRVLNDSRYANDMRSALEQVHTKLGEPGCSARVAEMLLQLL comes from the coding sequence GTGGGAGACTCAAGTAAGCGTATCATGATTGTCACCGGAGAGGCCTCCGGAGACTTACATGGTGCAAAATTGATGAGTGCTATTACTGCTCAGCTGCCTGATACAAAGTTTTTTGGCGTCGGCGGCAAGAATATGGCAGCGAAGGGTTGCGAAATCCTGATTCCAGGTGAAGAACTTGCAGTCATGGGCATCGTCGAAATAGTTGGTCATCTTCCTGTGATATTGAAAGCTTTCAATAAGCTTAAGAGAGAGTTCTACGGCAGCAACAAGCCTGATGCTCTTGTCCTGATAGATTTCCCCGAATTTAATTTGAGATTGGCTCGCCAGGCTAAAAAAGCCGGTATCCCGGTTCTTTACTACGTCAGTCCGCAAGTCTGGGCCTGGCGTCGTGGCAGGGTCAAGAAAATCGCTGCTGTTGTTGACTCCCTTGCCGCCATATTCCCGTTTGAGCCTGCTTTTTATGCCGGTCAGGATATCCTGGTCAAATACGTTGGTCATCCCTTGCTGGACGAATTCGAAGAGGCCGGTAACTGTCAGAACCTTCGTCCCCGCCTGCAGATTGCTCAGGGCAAGAAGGTGGTTGGCCTTTTCCCGGGCAGTCGACATAACGAGTTACGCTATATGCTTGATACACTCGTAGAGTCGGCGCAACTGATTTTCGATAAGGAACCGGAGGCACATTTCCTGGTGCCGGTTGCCAACACCCTGTCACGTGATGATATTCAGTCTCGTTTCCCCACGGAACTACCGGTTTCATTCATAGAGTCTGATGACGCAACAATCTATGATGTCGCAAGTAGTTGTGACACGATTTTAACGGTTTCAGGGACGGTGACTTTGCAGATTGCGCTGGTCGGTACGCCCATGGCGATTTTTTACAAGGTGTCGCCGCTTACTTACTCTATTGGCAAACGCCTCATAAAGGTTGATCATGCTGGTTTGGCCAACATTGTTGCAGAGGACCGGATTGTGCCCGAGTTTATCCAGGATATGGCAACGCCACAGAACTTGGCCGATGAAGCCCTCCGGGTTCTGAACGATAGCCGGTACGCGAATGACATGCGCTCAGCCCTCGAGCAGGTTCATACAAAACTTGGTGAGCCAGGGTGTTCAGCGCGGGTAGCAGAAATGTTGTTACAGCTACTGTAA